The nucleotide window CATGGGCGCGTGGATTGGAACGCAAAAAAGACTATAACATAGCCTTGCAAACTTTTTCCACTTCTTCTTGAGTCCCAAGATAAACGGGCGTCTTTTGAGTCAGTGAAGCAATCTCAAGATCAAGGATAGAAATTTTTCCATTGCTGCTGGCCCCCCCCGCTTGCTCCATTAAAAAAGCCATGGGGCCACATTCGTACATCAACCTGAGCTTGCCCTCGGGTGCACTGGGCATACCCGGATACATAAAAACGCCGGAGCCTTTTTTGAAAATATGATTGAGATCCGGCACCATCCCCCCAGAGTAACGCAGGGTGTATTGCTCCGTGATGAAGCAGTTCACCAGCTTCAAATAATCCTCTCGCTCCGCCGTGGCACGCAAATTTCCGGGCGCAAAATATTTTTTGCCCGCCGCCACTTTTACATCCTCACTCACTTGCACCCATCCCTCTGCAGTCAGTAAAAATTCTTGCACTCCCTTGCCAATCGAAAGCATCACCGTCGTGCGAGGACCATACACAGCATAAAGCGCCGCGACCTGCTCACGTGGGGTGTGGCCCAGCACTTTCTTCAACGGATAAATCCCCACGATGGTGCCCACTGAAAAATTGACATCAAAGAGGCTGGAACCATCCAGCGGGTCGTGAAAAACACTGAAGATTCCCTCTGGATTCGCCTCTTGCATTCCATCCTGTTCTTCACTGCAATACGCTGCCACATAAGGATTCGTTTTGAGTGTGCGATTCAAAATTTCATCCGCCATCACATCCATGGCGATTTGCTCTTCCCCGTACGCATTTTGGCTGCCCGCTTTTTTGGTGCTGGCTTGAAGGATGGATTTAGAAATGTCTTCAATAGCACGGCCCAATTCGACCAGCAATTCCGCCAGTTCAGAAGTGGCGCCGCGATGAATGAGAAAGTCATAGTTCATACATTTGTCAGAATAACGTCCAAACTTCACAAAGGCAAACTAGCTAGGCCGATACAAAGCCACATATTGATCCACAAAACGTTTATTAGATTCAAAGTCCGGCTGAGTCCGCAGTCTCCAATGCGAAGATGGTGCTTCTTCATTGTCGATGAGACCCAAATGGGCTAAGCGTTCGTGGGCCGTACAAAGGGCATGCAAGCGCGCAGGATCATGAACTTTTTCAAGTGCCCAACGTTGAGTATGATGCAAAGAAGTCGCTCGTCGTGAACAGCCAGGATACGCACAAAGACCTCCGCTCCGCTCTCGAACCTGCCTCTGAATTCGTAAAGGGATATGCCGCGAAGAAGCCTTCGTTTTGACATCGAGAGGCACAATTTCTGAAACAACAGTCTCTTTTTCACCATCAAGGAACCTGTCCATCAGTTCTTGCCACGTAGAGTCTCCCTTCATTCGCTTCAATTTTTCAAGCGTCTCGGGGGAAAGTTCCATGCTAAGTTTTACAGTTTTGGTTTCCTCCCCGGGGAGACATTCTCTCCTGAAGTTTTGGACGTAAGTTTCCAAACTGTGTTTACTCATGGTTCTGGCTTTCTCCGCCCAAAAATCAGCCGTGTCTAAAGTGGCGATGGACACCACAGGCCGCACGCGCTGCAAACCTTTCTCAGCCACTACAGCCTGTAGAGCAGCTTTATTTTCTATCTTTTTTAAGACACGCAAAGCTTCCTCAACAGTAGCCCGACTCATCCCTGCCAACTTTGCTGCATACTCAAAAATACTGCCAAAACCCTTCTTGCGCCAAACTTGCCGACGTTCAATTTGAGGCAAAAGAAGCACACACTTGCGAGTCCACTCACGCGCATTTCGCCCATATTCACTGAATTGCTGATGAAGAACTTGATCTTTTTTATCCATGTTCAGAATATAGCACAAAGGGTGAGTATGCGCTCACCTTTCGGCTGGACTCCATTGAAAAAAGTTGCACAGTGCCCTGTGGGTACAAGGTGCCCTGTGGGTGCAAAATAAATCGCCCTGACCTAAGGCCGATGCTTTCGGCGTTCGCCGCGTAA belongs to Candidatus Peregrinibacteria bacterium and includes:
- a CDS encoding fructose-1,6-bisphosphatase, with the translated sequence MNYDFLIHRGATSELAELLVELGRAIEDISKSILQASTKKAGSQNAYGEEQIAMDVMADEILNRTLKTNPYVAAYCSEEQDGMQEANPEGIFSVFHDPLDGSSLFDVNFSVGTIVGIYPLKKVLGHTPREQVAALYAVYGPRTTVMLSIGKGVQEFLLTAEGWVQVSEDVKVAAGKKYFAPGNLRATAEREDYLKLVNCFITEQYTLRYSGGMVPDLNHIFKKGSGVFMYPGMPSAPEGKLRLMYECGPMAFLMEQAGGASSNGKISILDLEIASLTQKTPVYLGTQEEVEKVCKAML
- a CDS encoding HNH endonuclease, coding for MDKKDQVLHQQFSEYGRNAREWTRKCVLLLPQIERRQVWRKKGFGSIFEYAAKLAGMSRATVEEALRVLKKIENKAALQAVVAEKGLQRVRPVVSIATLDTADFWAEKARTMSKHSLETYVQNFRRECLPGEETKTVKLSMELSPETLEKLKRMKGDSTWQELMDRFLDGEKETVVSEIVPLDVKTKASSRHIPLRIQRQVRERSGGLCAYPGCSRRATSLHHTQRWALEKVHDPARLHALCTAHERLAHLGLIDNEEAPSSHWRLRTQPDFESNKRFVDQYVALYRPS